From a single Herbiconiux sp. SALV-R1 genomic region:
- a CDS encoding VOC family protein, translating into MTTAADLLAPDTAMGAVTLRVGDLDRMVGYYRDAVLLDVISQLGGTALLGRDGVPLLVLQHAPELRSAEPRSAGLFHTAIVFETEQALAAAVYSVASRFPHSFTGSSDHLVSKAFYFTDPEGNGVELYWDRDRTQWSWAHGQVEMSTIFLDPNGYLQEHLTQEALDSPRAGGASIGHVHLSVGDVPQARDFYVDKLGFEVTATYGPQALFVSAGGYHHHMAMNTWNSAGAGRRGLALGLGQVEIVLPDADEVAAADARLRHHGLQTADDGLTVTVNDPWDNTIVLRPAAG; encoded by the coding sequence ATGACGACTGCCGCCGACCTCCTCGCCCCCGACACCGCGATGGGAGCCGTGACTCTGCGCGTCGGCGACCTCGACCGCATGGTCGGGTACTACCGCGACGCCGTGCTGCTCGACGTCATCTCGCAGCTCGGCGGCACGGCGCTGCTCGGCCGCGACGGCGTGCCCCTGCTCGTGCTGCAGCACGCGCCCGAGCTGAGGAGCGCCGAGCCCCGCTCGGCTGGGCTCTTCCACACGGCGATCGTGTTCGAGACCGAGCAGGCCCTCGCCGCAGCCGTGTACTCGGTGGCGTCACGCTTCCCGCACAGCTTCACCGGATCATCCGATCACCTAGTGTCGAAGGCGTTCTACTTCACCGACCCCGAAGGCAATGGGGTCGAGCTCTACTGGGACCGCGACCGCACGCAGTGGAGCTGGGCCCACGGACAGGTCGAGATGTCGACGATCTTCCTCGACCCGAACGGCTACCTGCAGGAGCACCTCACCCAGGAGGCGCTCGACTCACCGCGCGCGGGAGGAGCATCCATCGGGCACGTGCACCTCTCGGTGGGAGACGTGCCGCAGGCCCGCGACTTCTACGTCGACAAGCTCGGCTTCGAGGTGACCGCCACCTACGGGCCGCAGGCGCTGTTCGTGTCGGCGGGCGGCTACCACCACCACATGGCGATGAACACCTGGAACTCGGCGGGCGCCGGCCGGCGCGGGCTGGCCCTGGGGCTCGGGCAGGTGGAGATCGTGCTTCCGGATGCCGACGAGGTCGCCGCCGCCGACGCCAGGCTGCGGCATCACGGTCTGCAGACCGCCGACGACGGACTCACCGTGACGGTGAACGACCCCTGGGACAACACGATCGTGCTGCGGCCGGCCGCGGGCTGA
- a CDS encoding MFS transporter — MQSPVSAPTLDRAAAPLYKHRYVSLALLMLPVLLVSVDNTVLSFALPSISRDLGPSSTTLLWIVDVYPLILAGLLVAMGTVGDRVGRRRLLMIGATGFALVSAAAAFAPSAELLIAARALMAFFGAMLMPSTLSLLRNIFTDARERTMAIAIWAGGFAAGSSLGPIVGGILLEHFAWGSVFLLAVPVLIPLLALGFVFIPESRDPNPGRIDVLSVVLSLAALTPFVFGIKQLAHDGITVAGVAAVVVGLVVGALFVRRQRRIPNPLLDLALFANAPFAGSIVANFLSVFSLVGFLFFASQHLQLVLGLSPLDSGLLLLPATLVGIGAGMLAAVLVRRLSPRSVVLGGLSCTAAGFAMVVLFQHDLTAMVVAIAFVVLSFGVSFAETISNDVILASVPEEKAGAAAGISETAYELGVVLGTAVLGAVLSAFYRANVVVPSGLDPAADRAAGETLGGAMSAASSLPGSAGETLVASAKAAFESGIGVTSTIAVALIATAWLVVHRTLRTTRPTGRPAPAAAPAAPVAD, encoded by the coding sequence ATGCAGTCCCCCGTCTCCGCGCCCACCCTCGACCGCGCCGCCGCGCCCCTCTACAAGCACCGCTACGTCTCGCTCGCGCTGCTGATGCTGCCTGTGCTGCTCGTCTCGGTCGACAACACCGTGCTGAGCTTCGCCCTGCCGTCGATCAGTCGCGACCTCGGCCCGAGCAGCACGACCCTGCTCTGGATCGTCGACGTCTACCCGCTCATCCTCGCCGGCCTCCTCGTGGCGATGGGCACCGTCGGCGACCGCGTCGGCCGGCGCCGCCTGCTCATGATCGGCGCCACCGGCTTCGCCCTCGTCTCGGCCGCCGCGGCCTTCGCCCCGAGCGCCGAGCTGCTCATCGCCGCCCGCGCCCTCATGGCGTTCTTCGGCGCCATGCTCATGCCCTCGACCCTGTCGCTGCTGCGCAACATCTTCACGGATGCTCGCGAGCGCACCATGGCCATCGCCATCTGGGCGGGTGGTTTCGCCGCCGGGTCGAGCCTCGGCCCGATCGTGGGCGGCATCCTGCTCGAGCACTTCGCCTGGGGCTCGGTGTTCCTGCTCGCGGTGCCCGTGCTCATCCCGCTGCTCGCGCTCGGCTTCGTGTTCATCCCCGAGTCGCGCGACCCGAACCCGGGGCGCATCGACGTGCTGAGCGTCGTGCTCTCGCTGGCTGCCCTCACCCCCTTCGTCTTCGGCATCAAGCAGCTCGCCCACGACGGCATCACCGTGGCGGGGGTCGCCGCCGTGGTCGTGGGGCTTGTGGTGGGTGCGCTGTTCGTGCGGCGGCAGCGCCGCATCCCGAACCCGCTGCTCGATCTCGCGCTGTTCGCCAACGCGCCGTTCGCCGGGTCGATCGTGGCGAACTTCCTCAGCGTGTTCAGCCTGGTCGGCTTCCTGTTCTTCGCGTCGCAGCACCTGCAGCTCGTGCTGGGGCTGAGTCCGCTCGACTCGGGTCTGCTGCTGCTGCCCGCCACTCTCGTGGGCATCGGCGCCGGGATGCTCGCTGCCGTTCTCGTGCGGCGCCTCAGCCCGCGGTCGGTGGTGCTCGGGGGCCTGAGCTGCACGGCGGCCGGTTTCGCGATGGTGGTGCTGTTCCAGCACGACCTCACGGCGATGGTGGTGGCGATCGCGTTCGTGGTGCTCTCGTTCGGGGTCTCGTTCGCGGAGACCATCTCGAACGACGTCATCCTCGCCTCGGTGCCGGAGGAGAAGGCGGGTGCCGCCGCGGGTATCTCCGAGACCGCGTACGAGCTCGGGGTCGTGCTCGGCACCGCGGTGCTCGGCGCCGTGCTCTCGGCGTTCTACCGGGCGAACGTCGTGGTGCCGTCGGGACTCGACCCGGCGGCCGACCGCGCCGCGGGCGAGACCCTGGGCGGCGCGATGAGTGCGGCCTCGTCGCTGCCGGGCAGCGCCGGTGAGACGCTCGTCGCCTCCGCGAAGGCCGCGTTCGAGAGCGGCATCGGCGTCACCTCCACCATCGCCGTCGCCCTCATCGCCACCGCCTGGCTCGTCGTCCACCGCACCCTCCGCACCACCCGCCCCACGGGCCGCCCCGCCCCCGCGGCTGCGCCTGCCGCGCCCGTCGCCGACTGA
- a CDS encoding TetR/AcrR family transcriptional regulator gives MAQHKDNARETILTAFQNLLIESRGTSASLDEVARRAGVTKGGLLYHFGSRRALEDALVDRLEAVAAEDLERMRTAPGGALAYYLPLSDYIDSPLDRATVAVGFLAHDHERARTLLATLRSRHQELIAADLGDPLLARVALLLGDGLYYEALTTGTVPGDEVAIIDFVDRLRATPPPGAGI, from the coding sequence ATGGCCCAGCACAAGGACAACGCCCGCGAGACGATCCTCACGGCGTTCCAGAACCTGCTGATCGAATCGCGCGGCACCTCGGCGAGCCTCGACGAGGTCGCCCGCCGCGCCGGCGTCACCAAGGGCGGGCTGCTCTACCACTTCGGCTCGCGCCGCGCCCTCGAAGACGCGCTCGTCGACCGCCTCGAAGCCGTGGCAGCGGAGGACCTCGAACGGATGCGCACCGCACCGGGCGGCGCCCTCGCCTATTACCTCCCCCTCAGCGACTACATCGACAGCCCCCTCGACCGGGCCACCGTGGCGGTCGGCTTCCTCGCCCATGACCACGAGCGCGCCCGCACGCTGCTCGCGACCCTCCGCTCCCGGCACCAGGAGCTCATCGCCGCCGATCTCGGCGACCCCCTGCTCGCCCGCGTCGCCCTCCTGCTCGGCGACGGTCTCTACTACGAGGCACTCACCACGGGCACCGTGCCGGGCGACGAGGTCGCCATCATCGACTTCGTCGACCGCCTCCGCGCCACGCCGCCGCCCGGCGCCGGAATTTAG
- a CDS encoding L-aspartate oxidase, giving the protein MRSTERQISTTVLVIGTGGSGLRASIELAEAGVDVLAVGKRPKSDAHTSLAAGGINAALGTMDEEDSWQQHAADTLKESYLLANPHTVQIVTEGAAQGIDDLERYGMPFAREDDGRISQRFFGAHTFRRTAFAGDYTGLEIQRTLVNRAALLDIPILDRVYITRILTNDDGAVFGAYGFDLEDGTRYLIHADAVILAAGGHNRIWRRTSSRRDENTGDSFRLAVEAGGRLRDPELVQFHPSGIIEPESAAGTLISEAARGEGGILRNGLGERFMHKYDPERLELSTRDRVALACYTEIKEGRGTPNGGVWLDVSHLPRETIMTKLPRVYQTMLELQMLDVTKEPIEIAPTAHYSMGGVWVRPSDHATDVPGLYAIGEASSGLHGANRLGGNSLIELLVFGRIVGQAAAAYSAGLPAQKRSAAAVAVARDEIAGLLASDGPENVRALQRAIRNTMTEHAGVVRDEEGLLAGLAELDAIDARIAQIGVHPDIAGFQDLAHAFDLKSSSLAARATLLAALERRETRGCHNRSDYPELDPELQVNLVWSPSTGVVREPIPATPDDIAALMRDVSTAGKLVE; this is encoded by the coding sequence ATGCGATCCACCGAACGTCAGATCTCCACCACCGTCCTCGTCATCGGCACCGGCGGCTCCGGTCTCCGCGCCTCGATCGAACTCGCCGAAGCGGGCGTCGACGTGCTCGCCGTCGGCAAGCGCCCGAAGTCGGATGCGCACACCTCCCTCGCCGCGGGCGGCATCAACGCGGCCCTCGGCACCATGGACGAGGAGGACAGCTGGCAGCAGCACGCCGCCGACACCCTGAAGGAGTCGTACCTGCTCGCCAACCCGCACACCGTGCAGATCGTCACCGAGGGCGCGGCGCAGGGCATCGACGACCTCGAGCGCTACGGCATGCCGTTCGCCCGCGAAGACGACGGGCGCATCTCGCAGCGGTTCTTCGGCGCACACACCTTCCGCCGCACGGCGTTCGCGGGCGACTACACGGGGCTCGAGATCCAGCGCACGCTCGTGAACCGGGCCGCGCTCCTCGACATCCCGATCCTCGACCGCGTGTACATCACGCGCATCCTCACCAATGACGACGGGGCGGTGTTCGGCGCCTACGGCTTCGACCTCGAAGACGGCACGCGCTACCTCATCCACGCGGATGCGGTCATCCTCGCCGCCGGTGGGCACAACCGCATCTGGCGCCGCACCTCCTCGCGTCGCGACGAGAACACCGGCGACTCGTTCCGCCTGGCCGTCGAGGCCGGCGGCCGGCTGCGCGACCCCGAGCTGGTGCAGTTCCACCCCTCGGGCATCATCGAGCCCGAGAGCGCCGCGGGCACCCTCATCTCGGAGGCGGCTCGGGGCGAGGGCGGCATCCTCCGCAACGGACTCGGCGAGCGCTTCATGCACAAGTACGACCCCGAGCGGCTCGAGCTCTCGACCCGCGACCGTGTCGCGCTCGCCTGCTACACCGAGATCAAGGAGGGCCGGGGCACGCCGAACGGCGGCGTCTGGCTCGATGTCTCGCACCTGCCGCGCGAGACCATCATGACCAAGCTGCCGCGGGTGTACCAGACCATGCTCGAGCTGCAGATGCTCGACGTGACGAAGGAGCCGATCGAGATCGCGCCCACCGCCCACTACTCGATGGGCGGGGTGTGGGTGCGGCCCTCCGATCACGCCACCGACGTGCCCGGGCTCTACGCGATCGGCGAGGCGTCGTCGGGGCTGCACGGTGCGAACCGGCTGGGCGGCAACTCGCTCATCGAGCTGCTCGTGTTCGGGCGCATCGTGGGTCAGGCGGCGGCGGCCTACTCGGCGGGGCTGCCCGCGCAGAAGCGCTCGGCGGCGGCGGTCGCCGTGGCGCGCGACGAGATCGCGGGGCTGCTCGCCTCCGACGGTCCCGAGAACGTGCGTGCGCTGCAGCGGGCCATCCGCAACACCATGACCGAGCACGCCGGCGTGGTGCGCGACGAGGAGGGGCTGCTCGCGGGCCTTGCCGAACTCGACGCCATCGACGCGCGCATCGCGCAGATCGGGGTGCACCCCGACATCGCCGGGTTCCAGGATCTCGCCCACGCCTTCGACCTCAAGTCGTCGTCGCTCGCGGCGCGCGCGACCCTGCTCGCCGCCCTCGAACGACGCGAGACCCGAGGCTGCCACAACCGCAGCGACTACCCCGAGCTCGACCCCGAGCTGCAGGTGAACCTGGTGTGGTCGCCGTCGACCGGCGTCGTGCGGGAGCCCATCCCCGCCACCCCCGACGACATCGCCGCCCTCATGCGCGACGTCTCCACCGCCGGCAAGCTCGTGGAGTAG
- a CDS encoding LysR family transcriptional regulator produces MDVNLDQLRAFAEVASLGNFTRAADALHLAQPSLSRQIASLEQELGAELFHRARSGSTLTSAGETLLPLARRMLADAASVRRELAELAGLRRGRVRLGATPTLCISLVAEVLSAFHTAHPSVELHLSEQGSRGLLDELAGGELDLALITTSSAEAAERFTVTPLLEEELVVVSSAAAARLTRRTTITLAEVAALPQIVFSSSYDLRSTTDAAFELAGLVPEVVLEGAEMDAVLRFVERGLGVAIVPAMVLIDRPALRSVRLVEPVLTRTISLARPADVAPAAAVGVMQRTIAATATGFAERSGVTMRRVGPLAPSSVGSPASQGLV; encoded by the coding sequence ATGGATGTGAACCTCGATCAGCTGCGCGCCTTCGCCGAGGTGGCGAGTCTCGGCAACTTCACGCGGGCGGCGGATGCGCTGCACCTCGCCCAGCCCTCCCTCAGCCGGCAGATCGCCTCGCTGGAGCAGGAGCTCGGTGCCGAGCTCTTTCACAGGGCGCGTTCAGGCAGCACCCTCACCAGTGCGGGGGAGACCCTCCTTCCGCTGGCGCGACGGATGCTCGCCGACGCCGCCTCGGTGCGTCGCGAACTCGCCGAGCTGGCCGGGCTCCGGCGCGGCCGGGTGCGGCTCGGGGCGACGCCGACGCTCTGCATCAGCCTGGTCGCCGAGGTGCTGAGTGCGTTCCACACCGCGCATCCGTCGGTGGAGCTGCACCTGTCGGAGCAAGGGTCGCGGGGGCTGCTCGACGAGCTGGCCGGGGGAGAGCTCGATCTCGCGCTCATCACGACCTCGTCGGCCGAGGCGGCGGAGCGCTTCACCGTGACACCGCTGCTCGAGGAGGAGCTCGTCGTCGTCTCCTCGGCCGCGGCGGCGCGTCTCACGCGCCGCACGACCATCACCCTCGCCGAGGTCGCGGCGCTGCCGCAGATCGTCTTCAGCTCGAGCTACGACCTGCGCAGCACGACCGACGCGGCGTTCGAGCTCGCCGGGCTCGTGCCCGAGGTCGTGCTCGAGGGAGCCGAGATGGATGCGGTGCTGCGCTTCGTCGAACGCGGGCTGGGTGTGGCGATCGTTCCGGCGATGGTGCTCATCGACCGTCCGGCGCTGCGGTCGGTGCGACTGGTCGAGCCCGTGCTCACCCGCACCATCAGCCTGGCGCGGCCCGCCGATGTGGCGCCCGCTGCGGCCGTCGGGGTGATGCAGCGCACCATCGCGGCGACGGCCACCGGGTTCGCCGAGCGATCGGGGGTGACGATGCGGCGGGTCGGGCCGTTGGCGCCCTCGAGCGTCGGGTCGCCCGCGTCTCAGGGCCTCGTCTGA
- a CDS encoding PadR family transcriptional regulator, with product MEPLKRVTAPTLDLLSLLLESGGTAFGFDLMKRSGRPSGTVYPILERLEAQGWISSAWEENVTTQLHRRRVYTFTPEGAEAARELVTARS from the coding sequence ATGGAACCGCTGAAGCGCGTGACCGCCCCCACTCTCGACCTGCTGTCGCTCCTGCTCGAGAGCGGCGGCACCGCCTTCGGGTTCGACCTCATGAAGCGCAGTGGGCGCCCTTCCGGCACCGTCTACCCGATTCTGGAGCGGCTCGAGGCGCAGGGCTGGATCAGCTCGGCGTGGGAGGAGAACGTCACCACCCAGCTGCATCGCCGCCGCGTCTACACCTTCACGCCCGAGGGCGCCGAGGCCGCCCGGGAGCTGGTGACTGCGCGGTCGTGA